The stretch of DNA CCGATCCGGATCTTATTCCGGTGGTCATTGATGATGACTGGATTCAGCGGGTCAGCCGGACCATGCCGGAATTGCCCGACCAAAAGAAAAATCGCTTCATGACCCAGCTTGGGTTCAATGAAGAGGACGCCGCCATACTCACCTCTTCCCGGGAGCTGGCCGATTACTTTGAAAGCGCCCTTGGCCTTTATCCTGAAGCAAAAAAGCTCGGCAACTGGATCAAGACCGAGATGCTGCGCGAGTTAAAGGGCGAGGACGGCCTTGACATCGGCGGCTTCCCCGTTTCCCCGCAAAACCTCGCCGCCCTGCTCTCCATGGTGGACAAAGGCACCATCAGCGGCAAGATTGCCAAAACCGTTTTTGACGACATGATGCAAAGCGGCAAGGATGCCGCAACCATCGTCAAGGAAAAAAATCTGGTGCAGATGAGCGATGAAGGGGATCTTCTGAAAATGGTGCGGCAGATCATTGCCGACAACCCGGAGCAGACCGCGGATTTCAAGGGCGGCAAAACCAAACTCATGGGCTATTTTGTCGGTCAGCTCATGCAAAAAACAAAAGGCAAGGCCAATCCGCAACTGGCCAACCAGCTCTTCAATCAGGAGCTCGGCAAATAACAACAGGGCAGTCGATCCACGTGGCGGAGAAAACGACAAAGGAAAAGGGCACGGGACACCGGCAAAGGCTGCGCGATAAATTCACTTCCCGCGGCATTGACGCCTTAAATGACGACGAAGTCCTTGAACTGCTTCTTACCTTGGGCACTCCCCGCCGCGACTGCAAGGAAAGCGCCCGGAAGCTGCTGGCAAAATTCGGCAGCCTGGCCGAGGTACTGGAAGCAACCCCGTTTGATCTGCAGACCGTCAGCGGCATCGGGGCGAGCAACGGTTTCGCCATCCACTTCATCCAGAGCGTGGCCCGCCGTTACCTGAAACAGCGCCTGGAGGGCAAGAACTACCTCCGCTCTTCCCGGGAAGTGGCCGATTATCTGATTCACTCCATGCGGGATTTGAAAAAAGAGGTGTTTCAGGCCATTTTTCTTGACGCATCATTCGGCATTATTGCCTGTGAAATTCTCTTTGAAGGCACACTGTCGGTCAACTCCATTTATCCCAGGGAATTCATCAAAATGACCCTTGGTCATCATGCCGCTGCGGTAATCATTGCCCACAACCACCCCTCCGGCAGCAGGCAGCCCTCCGCGGCCGACAAAAAACTCACCCGCAACCTTTTCCTCGCCTGCTCGCTGCTGGATATCCAACTGCTTGATCATCTCATTATCGGTGCCGGCGAAGCGCCGTTCAGTTTTGCCGATCATGGCCTTATGGATGAAATCAAACAGGCATGCAGCAACCTGCTGTAACCCCGATGGATGAAAACACCGGCATATACCTGCACATCCCCTACTGCAGAAGCAAGTGCCGCTACTGTTCATTCAACTCCCATGCCGGGCGGGAACATGAAATTTCCGCTTATCTCGATGCGCTTCGCCGCCACATCAGCAGCATGGCAGACCATCCCTGGTGCAAACAGAGGATCTTTTCCTCCCTGTATATCGGCGGCGGCACACCGACAATCTGCGAAAGCAACGCGCTTGCCGAGCTTGTTGCCGGTTGCCTGGCCGCCTTTCCCTTTTCCTCAAAACCGGAGATCACGGTAGAATCAAACCCCAACAGCCTGTCGCGCGACACGCTCATCGCGCTCCGGCAATGCGGGGTGACCCGGTTAAGCATTGGAGTGCAGTCCTTTGATCCGGTTGATCTGACGATATTAGGACGCGTCCATTCAACGGATGACGCCAGCGCGGCCTTTTTTCTGTCCCGCCGGGCAGGATTCGACAACGTCAGCCTGGATCTGATGTTCGGACTGCCGGGGCAGACGGCAAAAAGTTGGCGGCATACCCTGGAGTCGGCGCTCGCCCTGGCGCCCGAGCACTTTTCCCTTTATGAACTCATGGTGGAGCAAGGCACGCCTCTTGCCGGGATGATCCAACGCAAAGAACTGAGCTTGCCGGCGGAAGACGAAGTGGTGGAAATGGCGCTTGTGACGGACACGCTTCTTGCCGCAGCGGGATTTGAACGTTACGAAATTTCAAATTACGCGAGGCCCGCCTTTGCCTGCCGCCACAACATCAACTACTGGGAGAACCGATCGTGGCTCGGCCTGGGGGCGGGTGCGGTGGGCTCGCTTTCCGGCATGAAAATTACCAACGTGGCGGATCCCGCCCTCTACATCCAGCGGGTTACCAGTGGAGTCGCACCCTATAGCGCCATGGAATGCCTCTGCCGGGAAGCCCTCTTCCGGGAAACGGTCATCATGGGTCTACGGATGATCAAAGGAATTTCAATCACCGATCTGGAGCAAAGATTCGGCTTCAGCCCGAAAACCTATTACGGCAAGGAAATGGATCGACTGCTTGAAAAAAATCTGCTCGTCATCACAGATGATCATCTCCATCTTTCCCAGCAGGCCCTGCCGGTGGCAAACCAGGTGCTGTCGCGGCTGGTGTGAACGTTTTAGGCGGCAAGCTGCATTGCGTCTTCCAGCATGACCTCAAGCTCGGCCAGGACGATTTCCTTGATGCGCAACGCCGATGCCTCGGCCGTGCTGACCAGGACGATGGAAGGATCCCGGCTCATGCCGATACCGAGCTTCATGCATGCCATATTGGTAAGCCGGACAATCACCAAGGGAATATTTTCCTGGTCAAAATCCTCCAGGTGATGATCACGGGCCAGATCGCAATAGATTGCCGGCAGATTCCAATTTGTAAGCAGTTTGTATCCCTGCTCGGCATGAAAGGAATTCAGCAGTTCATAACTGAGCTCATAGGAGATATCAAAAGCTATATCATCGGATTCTTTCATGGTGTCGATAACCCGCAGCAGAAACAGCTTGCCGATGTCATGAATCAAGCCGCCGATAAAGGCTTCATTGTCCTTTTCATGATAGCTCAACCTGCGCGCCAGCCACTGGGCACCGATGGCGCATCCCACCGAATGCTTCCACAGCTCATTTAAAATCCTGTTCAGCTTCTTATCCTTTGCCCGGTATTGCACGCGCTCGGAAGCAAGAAGCGCGAGCTCTCCGACCTGACGGGCTCCCAGCCGCACAATGGCATCCTTTACCGTGGTAATGGCCGAAAGCCCGCCGAAAAAAGGCGAATTGGCCGATTTCAGCACCTCAGTCACCAATACCTGATCCTGATGAATCAGCCGGCTCATTTCGCGGATATCATAATCCTCATGCCGGGCCATTTTCAGGATACGCATGGCAACTTCATTAAAAACCGGAAGCTGAAAATTCTCTTTGGCAACAAACTCGTTTATCTGGTCTATCAGTGACCGGGCATTATTCATTTTTCCACACCTAGCATCCTTTTTATTTCAGCAAGAGGCCTGGGCCTGTCCAGCCTGGGCAACTGGCGAATCACCTCATCGAAACTGGTCATTCCCCGGCCGGCTTTACAGATACCATCCTCAAGCAACGTTACCAGGCCCGTTGTCTGGGTGCTGACCTTTCTGATTTCATGAGACGTCTTGCGGGCAATAACGGCATCCTTGACCAATTCCCCGGGAATCAGCAATTCATGCACCGCCACCCTGCCCATATAGCCGGTAAAGCGGCATTTCCGGCAACCAATCCCTTTTTTGAAAACCAGGCCGCTTTCCTTTTTCTGGATATATCCCAGCCGGCGCAGCTCATCCGGCCCCAGCACATGGTCTTCGGCACAGGCATCACAGACTTTTCGCACCAGACGCTGGGCCAGGATGCCGGCCACGGTGGAGGCAATCAAGAAGGCCTCGATCTGCATGTCAAGCAGGCGCAGAAGTGCGCCGGTGCTGTCTTCGGTGTGAAACGTGGTTAAGACCTTATGCCCGGTCAACGCCGCCTCAATGGCCATTTCCGCGGAAAAACGGTCCCGGATCTCCCCGATGACAATGACATCAGGATCCTGCCGAACCATGTGCTTCAATGTTTCCTCGAAAGTAAGATTAATCTTGGGATTGATCGAGCACTGGGAAATCCCTTCGATCACAAACTCCACCGGATCCTCGGCGGTGATGATGCTGCAATTGGGATTATTAAGATGATTGACCGCGCTGTACAGGGTGCTCGTTTTCCCGGAGCCGGTGGGACCGGTGACGATAATGACGCCGCTTGGCGCATCAAGCGCCTCTTCCATGAATCGCTGCAGCACCCGCGGCTCCATGCCCAGTTCATCAATCCCCAGCAGTTCGTTCTGCCGGCCGAGCAGACGCATGACAATCTTCTCGCCATGGATGGTGGCATAAATGGAGACCCGAAGATCAATGCGGACATCCTTGTCGTCAAAAAAAATACGGCCGTCCTGGTGCCGGCGCCTTTCGGCGATGTCGGCGCCGGCCATGATTTTGATGCGGCTGGACAAAGCAGGGGCCATTTCCAGGGGAAAATCCTTGTAATGCGTCAACACGCCGTCCCGGCGGAAACGAATCTGCAGCTTCGCGGCCATGGGCTCGACATGGATGTCGCTGACGTTCTGCTTATGGGCCTCAATCAACATGGCATTAACCGCCAGCACCACCGCATTATCAGTTACTTCAAGCTTCGGCGCTTCTTTTTCCCCTTTCTGCGCCTTGCTTTCAATGGCGTTCAGCAATTCCAGAATGGATCTCTCCCTGGCAATGCCGATCCGGATCCCATCGCCGAAGATTTTTTTGGCGGCGTTGACATGATCCTTGTTTAACGGATCACCAAAGGCAATGAGAATGGCGTCGTCCTGATGGTGCAACGGCACAAATCTATTTTCCTGATAAGACTCCATCCTGCCCCGCTGAAAGATTTTCTGATCTATTTCGGCGACAGCCGGCTCAACAAAAGGAAACCCCAACTGGTAGGAAAGAACCCGGAGCAGATCATTTTCATCGACCAGGTTCAAATCGACCAGGGCCTGGCCGAATTTCCCCGTTTTGGCGTCCTGCTGACTGGCGAGCACCATGGCCAGCTCCGCCTCGCTGATGTACCCCAGCTCAACCAGCAGGGATCCCAAGGGAAGCGACACCGGCCCTGACCGCAAAACGTCCTGCACCTGTTCCTTGGTGACATACTGCAGCTCTTCCAGGACGCTGAGCAAACTCCGCTGGGTGCTGAGTTTGGCATGAACACGCTCGGCATAATGAAATTGCTCTTCCGTCAGGATGCCGGCCTTGATAAGCAATTTGGCGATTTCGTTCTTTTTCTCAACGGCAAACGTTTTCCGCCTGCTCCCACCATCCGCCTGCTGCTCTTTTTCCAGCTCAACCCGCACCTTAGCCATCCACGCCACCTTTGCATGTCAAACCGCATCCAATCATTGAAATACCCTCACCCTGTTCTCATGGGCATCAAATAGGCAGAATGTGAACTTCGACCTGAATTTCATGCCGCCCCTGCAGAAAAAGGCCTTTTCTGCCGTCGATGCCGACCGGGTCACCGAATCGAACGGTTTTGCCGCCGATATCACAGCGCTCTTCCGCTTCATAAACCTGCAGGGCACGGCATCCCACCACGCAGGTTTTCTCAAGCCGCAAGGCAACAACCGAGGCATGGGACGTCTGTCCGCCACGGGCGGTGAGCAGTCCGTCCGCCATGGAAATTTCCTTAATATCCTCAGGCACCGTGTCCTGCCGGATCAAAATGAGCGGCGTGCCGGGATTCTGTTCCCGCATCTGCCGAATATTGTCCTCGTTGAAAACGGCAAGGCCGGATATGGCGCTGCCGCTCACCCCGATTCCCTTCCCCAGAATATCCTTGCTGAGCAGATGTTCATCCTTGAACACCATGAACCGTTCTTTCTTTTTAATGGTGATCATATCGCGCGTCTGCAGGATATACAGATCCGATTCCCGTGGGCCTTCAAAGGTGAATTCCATTTCCTGGGGATTCCACTGCTTTTCATAAACCAGGTCCCGGGCAATGGACAGCAGCCGTTGATAGACCTCGGGTGACCGCATTTCCAGGGAAAACTCCACCGGTCTCCCATCAATTTCCGCCTGTTCAACCGAAATGGGAAATGTGGTGACAAGTCCGCTGACAATATCTTCCCCCTGGTCGCCGGGGGCATAGTCGCCCCACAAAGCCACCCGGCGCACCTTGCGATAGGGATGGGCGGTAAAGACAACCCCGCTGCCGGACTGGGGGCCAAGATTGCCGTAAACCATGGCCTGGACAATGGCCGCCGTGCCCCACGCATCCGATATGCCCATCAGGTTACGGTATCCCCTTGTTTTCGGGGCGTCCCAGGAGCCAAGCACCATTTCGATCGCCCCCACCAGCTGCAGCCACGGATCATCGGGGATCATAATGCCGAGATCTTTCAGTTTCTGCTGGTAATTGAGGGCAAGCTCCCGCATCTGGTCGGGGCTGAACTGGCTCTTCACCGTCACCCTGTGCCTGGCCTTGGCTTCATTCATCAAGGCCTGAAAGGTGTCGCGGCCGATTCCCTTGGTCATCCCCCAGGACTGAAGGAAACGGCGATAGTTGTCCCAAGCCAGATATTTCTTGCCCGGCACTGCCGAGACACCTTGGATAATCTCGCTGTTTAACCCGACATTATGAATGGTGGCCATCATGCCCGGCATGGAGATGGATGCCCCGCTGCGCACCGAAACCAGCAATGGATTATCCGGATCCCCGTATTTGGCGCCGGTCTTTTCCTCCACCTTGTTCAGCGCGTAACGCATCTGCTTCATGAACTCGTTGCGCGCCATGTAAAAGCTGTTCACCACCGGCCAGCAGCGAAAAATTTCCGTGGTAATAATAAAGCCCGGCGGCACCGGTTTGTTGTCAATGGCGAGCAGGCTGAGATTGAATCCCTTGTTGCCGAGCAGAATCAGGTTTTTGGCATGGGCGCTCTTGCGGTTAAACTCATGAATGGCCTTTTCGGGATTATAGGTCATCAGCAGATCAAGCTGCCGCTCATCAAGCAGCTCGCGCTGCCGTTCCAGAACCTGATAAATTCTGGTAATAAAATTATCCAGATGCTGCAGCCCAAAGGTGCCGGCGATGAGATCCCGCATGAAGGCCTCGGAAAGACGATGGATCGTCTCGCCGTTACAGCGACCGGAGACGCTCGTTTCGTCATCCTCCCAGAGATTACGGTATTTGGCCAGCAGGTTGACTGCGCCGATCTGGGGAATGATGATGGAGAGGTTATTCTGGTGGATATTGGTGTAATAGGCATAAATAACGTCTTTTACCCCTTCCGACAACCCTCGGAAGATATCGATATACTGGGTATAGGAAAAACGTTTTATGCCCAGGGAATTGGACAGCAGGGCAACATAGGTCTCCAGGCGGCGGCTGGTGATGCCGTCAATCCGCAGGGCCCGCAGATAAAGGCGCAGATACTTGACAATCCGAATAAAGGTTGCCCGGGTGACAAAGGAAAGATTCAGGGTTGAAGGCAGCCGTTCCAAGTAGATATTGGCCAGATTTTCCAACCGGAAGGTGAGTCCCAGGGCGTCAAACTTCTTTTCGCTGTATCGGCCGTACACCGATGGGATATCGACCGCAATATGCCGTTTATGATAAATATCCTCCCGCGCCTCAAAGATCTTTGGGCTTAAAATGATATCTTTCAGCTGTTCAAGATGATCGAGCAGCGCGGTCAGACACTGCACGGTGTCGCAGATTTCAAGATCGGCGAGCAACTGCTCCATCTCCGGGAACCCGCCGCTTGCCGCCTGTTCCAGCTGGCGGCGCAGCTCCTGAAAGCCCAGGTTATACTTGAGATCAAGCAGCCGGTACATGTCAACCAGCAATTCAAAGCGCCGCAGTTCATGGACACTGACATCCTTCTGTTGCGCAAGAAAGTGGGCGATCTGCTCCTCATCCCACTGCAACAGATCGCTTTCCTTGGTAAAATGGTCCACGGCAAAGAGGCGGGTGGTGAGGATATGCAGCTCATCGACAAAGGGCCCGCTTGTTTCCACCTGATTTAATACCTCAGCCGGCAAAAAATCCCGCAAGACATTCTTGTCCAGGGTGTGCCAGAAACAGATGATGGCCTTGATAAAGCCGACAATCAGGTTGGAGCTCTCCACATGACTCTGCTTGCGGAGAAAGTGTATGAGCAGATCCTTGCGCTTGTGGATTTCATCAAGCTCGGTGGAGACGTCGCGCAGATGACCTTCCGCCCCGATTTCATTAAAGAAAACCGGCATAAGTTTGGTGAACTGCTTGACGAGATTATACACCGGCGCAATGGGATGATTGAGCAGATGGCTGATGTCCCGCTGGAACAGGTCCGTATCCTTGACACAGGTCCCGGAAAGCTTGAGGTTAATGATGAGCGCCGAAAAAAGAGTGGAACACCATTTCGGTTCCTGCATGATCAGATTGAGCCAGACCCGGATATTGGCCAGATGGGCCGGGTTGGTGATGGGCTGCCAATCCTGGTCGACGCCGACAACATTGGCGTACTGGAAGCCAAAACGCACCGTCTCCCAAAGGAAGGTCTCCACCAGACGGCTGTTTTCCCGCTGAAAAACCTCGGTCCCCAAAACCTGGATACACTGCAGTGCGGTATGGGGGTAGCGTCTGACATTTTCCTTTAACAGCTGAACCGCGGTGAGCAGAAACGACTCGATTTCCTCAAAAGTCTGCTTGCGAATGAGCAGCACCAGGCTGCGGTTGATCTCCCGCAGACTCTCCTCGTGGATCAGATACAGCCCGGAGGTTCGCATGATCCGGAAGAGGAAAATGAGTTTTCTGTTTTGGGCAAAACGGTCATCTTCCCGCCTTGCCTCGCCTTCCCGGCTGACAACCAGTTTTTCAGGAATCTCCCGGTAAAGGCGCACCAAGTCCATGTGGGCCGGCAGTGCCAGCATGGCCTGCAGGCTTTCCAGGTCATTATTGACCGGAATCGCCTCAAGCTTTTCCAGGTAGAGCCGGATCTGATCGTGGGAGATGGCATTAAAAAGCTTGCCCGCGTCCCAGTTGTCACACATGTCGCTGCACTGGGCCAGAAACCAGGGCAAAGGATCGTCAACCTCGAGCCAGTACCGGTAATTAAGCTGCAGCACCCTTTTGAACAACCGGACTGCCGGCTCGATGAGAAATGTCGCCTCCTTTTTCCTGTACTCAACCAGGGAAACGGCGATTTTTTTCATGGGGTGCTGGCCCTGCACCATGAGCATGATGATCTGACCGTCAAGTGCGTGCAGCTTGGAGAAAAGCTCCGCCAGCACCACTTCATATTCCTTTAATTCGGCCTTGCCGCAGTTGATGATGCGGTCGACATAGGCCAGCAGCGACTCCATGCAGAGACTCAGCAGGGTTTTGTTCTTGCGGGTTTCGTCCAGCACCTGCAGGAAAATGTCGGAAAAAAGACGGAATGACTCAGGGCCTTTTGTCGTGCCGCAAAAAAGGCTGACATTTTTCAACACAAAGGTGCGCAGTCTGGGAACGATCAGATTCCAATTGCGATAGGGATGATGCACCTCATACAGCAATTCATAGAGGTTATTGTGAATTCCCTTATAATCACGAATCAGGTCAAGCAAGACCGCGCGATGCGGATCAATAATGACATCGGCAACCGCGGTTTCCTGGAGATTTGCCTTTAAGGCGCTGGAGGTTTCATGGAGACGTTTTTCAGATTGATTCATAGATGAAAAAAAATATCCGGTCACCGCAAAAGGGCCCACGGAACTCACTGGAAAACAAATTCAATTCGCCAGTGACCGCCGTGGGCTCCTTGGTTGCTTTATTGATTTTTGTGCCGTAAACGAACCAGGTTTAGATGGTTTTCTGGCTTTCCATCAGCAAAATGAGATCCAGCACCCGGTTCGAATAGCCCCATTCATTGTCATACCAGCTGAGCACCTTGACCATGTTGCCGATCACCTTGGTGGACATGGCATCGACCACCGAGGAATGGGGATTGCCCTGATAATCAATGGAAACAAGGGGCTCCTCCGAATAGCCGAGAAAGCGATTGGCGCTGTTTTTCAACGCCTCGTTCACCTCGGACACCGAAGTCTCCTTTTCCACCTCCATGACCGCATCAACCAGCGAGACATTGGGAGTGGGAACGCGAACCGCCAGTCCGTCGAACTTTCCTTTTAATTCCGGAATAACCAGCGATACCGCGGCCGCGGCCCCGGTTTTGGTGGGAATCATCGACAGGGCTGCCGCGCGCGCCCGGCGCAGATCGCTATGGGGGAAATCAAGAATCCGCTGGTCGTTGGTGTAGGCATGGACCGTTGTCATCAATCCTTTCCTGATGCCGAAATGATCCATGATCACCTTGGCAAAAGGGGCCAGACAGTTGGTCGTGCAGGAGGCATTGGAAACGATATGGTCCTGGGCCGGATCATACTCATGCTCATTGACGCCCATGACTATTGTTTTTACCCCTCCCTTGGCCGGCGCCGAAATTACCACCTTTTTGGCCCCGGCATCGATGTGGGCGCCGGCTTTTTCCGCGCTGGTAAAAAGTCCCGTTGATTCAACCACATAATCCACCCCCAGATCCCCCCAGGGGATATCGGCCGGATTCCGGTGATTAAAAATCGCCACTTCTCTGTTGCCGACCTTCAGCCCTTTGTCCGACTGCCGGACCTCCTGGTCGTAAACGCCCATCACCGAATCATATTTCAACAGATGGGCCAGGGTTTGATGATCGGTGAGATCATTGATGGCCACTATCTCAATATCTTTAAACAATGGATCTTTGCCCTGCGCCCTGAAAATATTTCTGCCGATTCGTCCAAATCCGTTGATCCCGATTCTCACCGCCATGCCGACCTCCTCCTGAAAGATTAGGAGCCGTTACGAAATAACCTCTTCATTATCGGTCATTTCGTTATGGCTCCTTATGCCGTTCTCTGATCCCAGAACGACGATATTATTTCATGACACCGGCTTCACGTCGCTTGCCTCCAAGAGACGCATGAGCCGATGCCTGTTTCGTTTTCAATCCAGCCCGCAGCTGATGGGAACGCCGGATCGCCTCACCGCACTGCCGGTTGAGGCGAAGCGCCGCCTGATAGGCGTCATATGCCTTTTCATACCAGTTGCCGTCATAATAACTCCGAGCCGCATAACAGAAGCCATTTTCAGGCGCGCCGGGGAACATATCGGAAAAAATATCCGCAAGCGACTCGCCCCACAGGTCGCGAACCGCCTCCCCATGCTCCACCAGATAGCGGAGCAGAAGAAAATTGCCGCTTTGTTCAGGCAGCATGAGGCGCAGCAGATACCTTGCCCGGCTGAACATACCCCCCAAACTTTCCATCTGACGCTCGATTTCACGGGAAATTCGCGCCATAAAACGGCGGCACTCAAGTCCGCAAAAGGAAAAGATCTGCTGCTCCCGCCCCTCCATCTCCTGGGCCGGTGGTCCATAATACTGAAAGAGGTAGATATTTTCCTTGAGCTTCATCGCTTCATGGAAAAGAGACCCCATCACCCATTCAAGCTGGCAGTCATTGAATTGATATGTCGGGTCCGCGTCGCGCCAAAGCTGATGACAATCGTCCTTCAGCCGCCAAAGCCGTCCCTTTTTTGTTTCTGAACCGACCAGATTTTCGATATCTCCGTAAGCTGGTTGGCCGCTTTGCAGATAGTCCCGGTATATTTTCAGAAACACTTCCGATGTCTGGTAAAAGCCCTGCAGCAATTTGGTGACATGAAAATCCCGGCGCTGGGCAAACCAGTCATTTTTCCCCTGGTCTGCACGCATCAATTTCGGCACAGGGCAAGCGCATCCTGGTAAAGCTGCATATATCGTAGCACAATTTTATCCCAGGTGTAGACATTCTGAATAACTTTTACACTGTCTTGCTGCATATCCGCTATTTTCCCGGGTCTTTCCCGGAATGTCTTCATCGCCCTCTGCATGGCCGCCATCAAGGCGGCGGCGGTGTGCTCATGATAAACAAAGCCGGTTTTGTCGTCCTGCACCTTGACCAGCCCGCCCACATGGTGAGCAACCGGCAGATTGCCGAAAAGCTGGGCAATGTAATCGGTCAACCCGCAAGGCTCATAGCGGGATGGAATGAGAAAAAAATCCCCTGCCGCATACACCTTGTTGGCAAGTAGCTCATCATAGCCGAAAAGGACGCAGACCCTGCCCGCATACTTTTTGTTTTCAGCCAGATTGCGCAGGTCATCCTCAAGCTCCTTCACGCCGGTGCCCAGCACGAGAACCTGAAACCCATCATCCAGGGGAAGCAGGGTTTCCAGTGCCCCCACCAGGTTGTCGACGCCTTTTTGCTCGGTCAGGCGACCAATGAAGGTGAAGAGCGGCTGGCCATACAGCGGCTGCAGCGATCCGCTGACAAGGACTTTGCCGAGGTCCTTTTTCTCCAGCATGGCGACAATATCGCGCCGGCAGACCGCTTTTCCGCCAAGCTTTTTTTCGACCGGCGAAAAAGGCGCGGCAATACCGAGCCGCTCGGCATTTTGCGGGTTAAAGTCATCCGGATTGATTCCGTTTGTCACCCCCTGCAGCATTACCCCCCGGTTGGCCAGGATATGACCGAGCCAGCCGGTCATGACGTCGTCGTCGCTTTCCCGCAATTCCCGGGCGTAATTTTCGCTCACCGTGTTCATGACCACATAGGGAGCTGAGGCGAGAAAGGGATCAAAACGTCCCCCCAGCAGATTTTTCCCGATGATGCGGGACGGCAGTCCGGTAATTGCTTTGGCATAGGGCAGATCATCCACTTCCTGGTGATAGCCGAGACCGGCATTGTGGATGGTGACGACAAAGCCGGTTTTGCGAAAAAACTGTCGAAAGCCGTCACGTTCGCGAGCCATAACGGGGAGCAAGGCGGCGTGGCCGTCATGGCAATGGACGATATCCGGCCTTTTCCCTTTGAAGAGCATGAAATTGAGGGCCGCCTTCTGCAGGAGGACATTCATGGCAAAATAGTCATAATGTCCCGACCCCCGCTGGTGATGCGGGTCTTCCTCTTCATCCTCCGCCGTATAGGTGTAAACCGCGCGTTTTTCCCGGAAGCGGTCCGCATCCACCAGGTAAATGGTCAGGGTACGCTTGCCCTCTTTTTTTTCCTTTGCCCAGATACGGACATCTTCCCGCCTTTCGACGCCGACGTAGTGCATGTCAACCTGCAGTGATTCGGCAGGTTTGAAGCCCCGTGCCGCCGGACTGATGAAGCCATACATGGGCAGCATGACCGCAACATTCGCCCTTTTGACCAGCGATTCAGCCAGCTGA from Desulfobulbaceae bacterium DB1 encodes:
- a CDS encoding secretion system protein E gives rise to the protein MAKLLIKAGILTEEQFHYAERVHAKLSTQRSLLSVLEELQYVTKEQVQDVLRSGPVSLPLGSLLVELGYISEAELAMVLASQQDAKTGKFGQALVDLNLVDENDLLRVLSYQLGFPFVEPAVAEIDQKIFQRGRMESYQENRFVPLHHQDDAILIAFGDPLNKDHVNAAKKIFGDGIRIGIARERSILELLNAIESKAQKGEKEAPKLEVTDNAVVLAVNAMLIEAHKQNVSDIHVEPMAAKLQIRFRRDGVLTHYKDFPLEMAPALSSRIKIMAGADIAERRRHQDGRIFFDDKDVRIDLRVSIYATIHGEKIVMRLLGRQNELLGIDELGMEPRVLQRFMEEALDAPSGVIIVTGPTGSGKTSTLYSAVNHLNNPNCSIITAEDPVEFVIEGISQCSINPKINLTFEETLKHMVRQDPDVIVIGEIRDRFSAEMAIEAALTGHKVLTTFHTEDSTGALLRLLDMQIEAFLIASTVAGILAQRLVRKVCDACAEDHVLGPDELRRLGYIQKKESGLVFKKGIGCRKCRFTGYMGRVAVHELLIPGELVKDAVIARKTSHEIRKVSTQTTGLVTLLEDGICKAGRGMTSFDEVIRQLPRLDRPRPLAEIKRMLGVEK
- a CDS encoding phosphoenolpyruvate synthase, which gives rise to MNQSEKRLHETSSALKANLQETAVADVIIDPHRAVLLDLIRDYKGIHNNLYELLYEVHHPYRNWNLIVPRLRTFVLKNVSLFCGTTKGPESFRLFSDIFLQVLDETRKNKTLLSLCMESLLAYVDRIINCGKAELKEYEVVLAELFSKLHALDGQIIMLMVQGQHPMKKIAVSLVEYRKKEATFLIEPAVRLFKRVLQLNYRYWLEVDDPLPWFLAQCSDMCDNWDAGKLFNAISHDQIRLYLEKLEAIPVNNDLESLQAMLALPAHMDLVRLYREIPEKLVVSREGEARREDDRFAQNRKLIFLFRIMRTSGLYLIHEESLREINRSLVLLIRKQTFEEIESFLLTAVQLLKENVRRYPHTALQCIQVLGTEVFQRENSRLVETFLWETVRFGFQYANVVGVDQDWQPITNPAHLANIRVWLNLIMQEPKWCSTLFSALIINLKLSGTCVKDTDLFQRDISHLLNHPIAPVYNLVKQFTKLMPVFFNEIGAEGHLRDVSTELDEIHKRKDLLIHFLRKQSHVESSNLIVGFIKAIICFWHTLDKNVLRDFLPAEVLNQVETSGPFVDELHILTTRLFAVDHFTKESDLLQWDEEQIAHFLAQQKDVSVHELRRFELLVDMYRLLDLKYNLGFQELRRQLEQAASGGFPEMEQLLADLEICDTVQCLTALLDHLEQLKDIILSPKIFEAREDIYHKRHIAVDIPSVYGRYSEKKFDALGLTFRLENLANIYLERLPSTLNLSFVTRATFIRIVKYLRLYLRALRIDGITSRRLETYVALLSNSLGIKRFSYTQYIDIFRGLSEGVKDVIYAYYTNIHQNNLSIIIPQIGAVNLLAKYRNLWEDDETSVSGRCNGETIHRLSEAFMRDLIAGTFGLQHLDNFITRIYQVLERQRELLDERQLDLLMTYNPEKAIHEFNRKSAHAKNLILLGNKGFNLSLLAIDNKPVPPGFIITTEIFRCWPVVNSFYMARNEFMKQMRYALNKVEEKTGAKYGDPDNPLLVSVRSGASISMPGMMATIHNVGLNSEIIQGVSAVPGKKYLAWDNYRRFLQSWGMTKGIGRDTFQALMNEAKARHRVTVKSQFSPDQMRELALNYQQKLKDLGIMIPDDPWLQLVGAIEMVLGSWDAPKTRGYRNLMGISDAWGTAAIVQAMVYGNLGPQSGSGVVFTAHPYRKVRRVALWGDYAPGDQGEDIVSGLVTTFPISVEQAEIDGRPVEFSLEMRSPEVYQRLLSIARDLVYEKQWNPQEMEFTFEGPRESDLYILQTRDMITIKKKERFMVFKDEHLLSKDILGKGIGVSGSAISGLAVFNEDNIRQMREQNPGTPLILIRQDTVPEDIKEISMADGLLTARGGQTSHASVVALRLEKTCVVGCRALQVYEAEERCDIGGKTVRFGDPVGIDGRKGLFLQGRHEIQVEVHILPI
- a CDS encoding type I glyceraldehyde-3-phosphate dehydrogenase, yielding MAVRIGINGFGRIGRNIFRAQGKDPLFKDIEIVAINDLTDHQTLAHLLKYDSVMGVYDQEVRQSDKGLKVGNREVAIFNHRNPADIPWGDLGVDYVVESTGLFTSAEKAGAHIDAGAKKVVISAPAKGGVKTIVMGVNEHEYDPAQDHIVSNASCTTNCLAPFAKVIMDHFGIRKGLMTTVHAYTNDQRILDFPHSDLRRARAAALSMIPTKTGAAAAVSLVIPELKGKFDGLAVRVPTPNVSLVDAVMEVEKETSVSEVNEALKNSANRFLGYSEEPLVSIDYQGNPHSSVVDAMSTKVIGNMVKVLSWYDNEWGYSNRVLDLILLMESQKTI